The Catenuloplanes niger genome includes a window with the following:
- a CDS encoding cyclic nucleotide-binding protein produces MSIVETRLSVWEALAGRAPGQPIGPADTDVWSAVIDRINPARARPELRTGIETAELTSVRGVPYVMLRSPDDAGPSSYLRLSPEEWQLAELMDGSRTVARLVAEFAHISGRLAPDQVRRLVADLAAHRMLGELPVDAFRPLEQARRRPLALRVGAGLLAAARGRRMAVANVDPIVDVLYRFGGRFFFTPVAAVLFGILALAGFGLFTWTWWRGDQSVFVSNGSFLVGAIVLLALNVVALAAHELGHALATKHMGRRVPAAGFLVYFGIPSVFVDTSDVWMAGRRARLRTTLAGPAAGLVLAGSAQVVGLIFPAVAPLAFKLAFAWYLNALFNLNPLLALDGYYVLMDWLEIPNLRARGLAFVTGRLRRRPPRWSELDAEGRLVALYGTLAVLWLVIAANVFYRVWADRVQGLISGLWHGGFGPRLLLLLVVGGLCAPLGYLLVGWLARRLRRLSEMRRERKRAEDTPRRLHALNRSMLGRLPAEVLTRLARQAHWERPGDGRQLISAGGAQPTVYVVIEGALQGRRPGDPGGILRQHAGPGSTVGMDAALAGAPAALDWYVAGDAVLLAIPSTAVANAIGPLPGPPPTDRAYAEALFDDTPALTGLSPEGRMGMLAAARSSAVNPGDAIRLDGPTDAVIIESGAIVLPDGGELRRGTMIGPVGEGYPGPVAVARTPVRLWTIPAMAGAAATFAGSSSFEGADRPPLRPSTGVHSGGDYPPLAAPPGMPPGGVDYGLDGRFERRLWWLVLLLLLLALALTAAQLRPAPAWAEMPADRVLLTAETGTVDVGVAGRVVRLDEGSRYQLPVGAEVWVGTEARASLTFRGGAFSVLCAGSTAEVRDLRTDGDRTRTPYGSLELTDGRILTDTASTSGAFRPLSLEISSARIAVSSTQAAWYAVENGQVLVSRGEVLADRVTQPETRDDLDCGDGLPDPIPTPSGSPTPSPSPSDSPSPSPSTSPSSSPSPTTSPTPSVPGFVVPTEDDDNGGGAVPPPPPVTRSPVPPRPTTQAPPPPPPPTTNPPVEPTGEPQPSATTGEPTISSGTLPPSVPVEQSSVPAVSSVPAVDETVTLF; encoded by the coding sequence TGGCAGCTCGCCGAGCTGATGGACGGGTCGCGTACCGTCGCCCGGCTGGTCGCGGAGTTCGCCCACATATCCGGCCGGCTCGCGCCCGACCAGGTCCGCCGTCTCGTCGCCGACCTGGCCGCGCACCGCATGCTCGGCGAGCTGCCGGTCGACGCGTTCCGGCCGCTGGAGCAGGCGCGCCGCCGCCCGCTCGCGCTGCGCGTCGGCGCCGGCCTGCTGGCCGCCGCGCGCGGCCGCCGGATGGCCGTGGCGAACGTGGACCCGATCGTCGACGTGCTCTACCGGTTCGGTGGCCGGTTCTTCTTCACGCCGGTCGCGGCCGTGCTGTTCGGCATCCTCGCGCTGGCCGGCTTCGGCCTCTTCACCTGGACCTGGTGGCGCGGCGACCAGTCCGTCTTCGTCTCGAACGGTTCGTTCCTGGTCGGCGCGATCGTGCTGCTCGCGCTCAACGTCGTGGCGCTCGCCGCGCACGAGCTCGGCCACGCGCTGGCCACCAAGCACATGGGCCGGCGCGTCCCGGCCGCCGGCTTCCTCGTCTACTTCGGCATCCCGTCCGTCTTCGTGGACACCAGCGACGTGTGGATGGCCGGCCGCCGCGCGCGGCTGCGGACCACGCTCGCCGGACCGGCCGCCGGCCTGGTGCTGGCCGGCTCCGCGCAGGTCGTCGGGCTGATCTTCCCGGCCGTCGCGCCGCTCGCGTTCAAGCTGGCCTTCGCGTGGTACCTGAACGCGCTGTTCAACCTGAACCCGCTGCTCGCGCTGGACGGCTACTACGTGCTGATGGACTGGCTGGAGATCCCGAACCTGCGCGCCCGCGGGCTCGCGTTCGTCACCGGCCGGCTGCGCCGCCGCCCGCCGCGCTGGAGCGAGCTGGACGCGGAGGGCCGCCTGGTCGCGCTCTACGGCACGCTCGCGGTGCTGTGGCTGGTGATCGCGGCGAACGTGTTCTACCGCGTCTGGGCCGACCGGGTGCAGGGGCTGATCTCCGGCCTCTGGCACGGCGGATTCGGCCCGCGGCTGCTGTTGCTGCTGGTCGTGGGCGGGTTGTGCGCGCCCCTGGGTTACCTGCTGGTGGGTTGGCTCGCCCGCCGGCTGCGGCGGTTGAGCGAGATGCGCCGGGAGCGGAAGCGGGCCGAGGACACGCCACGGCGGCTGCACGCGCTCAACCGCTCGATGCTCGGCCGGCTCCCCGCGGAGGTGCTGACCCGGCTCGCCCGGCAGGCACACTGGGAGCGTCCCGGCGACGGCCGGCAGCTGATCTCGGCCGGCGGCGCGCAACCCACGGTCTACGTGGTGATCGAGGGCGCGCTGCAGGGCCGGCGCCCCGGCGACCCGGGCGGCATCCTGCGCCAGCACGCCGGCCCCGGCTCCACGGTCGGGATGGACGCCGCGCTCGCCGGTGCCCCGGCCGCACTCGACTGGTACGTGGCCGGCGACGCCGTGCTGCTCGCGATCCCGTCCACCGCGGTGGCGAACGCGATCGGCCCGCTGCCCGGCCCGCCGCCCACCGACCGGGCGTACGCGGAGGCGCTCTTCGACGACACCCCCGCGCTGACCGGGCTCTCGCCCGAGGGCCGGATGGGCATGCTCGCGGCCGCGCGCTCCTCCGCGGTCAACCCCGGCGACGCGATCCGGCTCGACGGGCCGACCGACGCGGTGATCATCGAGTCCGGCGCGATCGTCCTGCCGGACGGCGGCGAGCTGCGGCGCGGCACCATGATCGGCCCGGTCGGCGAGGGCTACCCCGGCCCGGTCGCGGTCGCGCGGACGCCGGTCCGGCTGTGGACCATCCCGGCGATGGCGGGTGCGGCGGCCACGTTCGCCGGCAGCTCGTCGTTCGAGGGCGCGGACCGGCCGCCGCTGCGCCCGTCCACCGGCGTGCACTCCGGCGGCGACTACCCGCCGCTGGCCGCCCCGCCCGGCATGCCGCCCGGCGGCGTCGACTACGGGCTGGACGGCCGGTTCGAGCGCCGGCTCTGGTGGCTGGTGCTGCTGCTCCTGCTGCTCGCGCTGGCGCTCACCGCCGCACAGCTGCGGCCCGCGCCCGCGTGGGCCGAGATGCCCGCCGACCGGGTGCTGCTCACCGCCGAGACCGGCACCGTCGACGTCGGCGTGGCCGGCCGGGTGGTCCGGCTCGACGAGGGCAGCCGCTACCAGCTGCCGGTCGGCGCCGAGGTCTGGGTCGGCACGGAGGCACGGGCGTCGCTGACGTTCCGCGGCGGCGCGTTCTCCGTGCTCTGCGCGGGCAGCACCGCCGAGGTCCGTGACCTGCGCACCGACGGCGACCGGACCCGCACGCCGTACGGCAGCCTGGAACTCACGGACGGGCGGATCCTGACCGACACGGCGTCCACCAGCGGTGCGTTCCGGCCGCTGTCGCTGGAGATCTCCAGCGCGCGGATCGCGGTGAGCAGCACCCAGGCCGCGTGGTACGCGGTCGAGAACGGGCAGGTCCTGGTGTCCCGCGGCGAGGTGCTGGCGGACCGGGTGACGCAGCCGGAGACGCGCGACGACCTGGACTGCGGTGACGGCCTGCCGGACCCGATCCCGACCCCGTCCGGTTCGCCGACGCCCTCACCGTCGCCGTCGGACTCGCCGTCGCCGTCGCCGTCCACGTCGCCCTCGTCCTCGCCGTCCCCGACGACCTCGCCGACGCCGTCCGTGCCGGGCTTCGTGGTGCCGACCGAGGACGACGACAACGGTGGTGGAGCGGTGCCGCCGCCGCCCCCGGTGACGCGATCGCCGGTGCCGCCGCGGCCGACCACCCAGGCACCGCCACCGCCCCCGCCGCCCACGACGAACCCGCCGGTGGAGCCGACCGGGGAGCCGCAACCTTCCGCGACGACCGGCGAACCGACCATCTCCAGCGGTACGTTGCCCCCGTCCGTACCCGTGGAGCAGTCGTCCGTGCCGGCGGTCTCGTCCGTGCCGGCGGTCGACGAGACCGTGACCCTGTTCTGA
- a CDS encoding ABC transporter ATP-binding protein, which translates to MTAVRLDHLGKVFDDGTVAVDDLSLEVADGELMVLLGPSGCGKSTVLRLVAGLETPTTGHVRFGDRIVDALHTRDRNVAMVFQHYALYPHLTVAQNIGFPLRSAPGVAELVASAAARLGLSDVLDRRPAQLSGGERQLVAMARALVRQPRVFLLDEPLAHLDAGLRAELRGEVAATARRVGVTTLYVTHDQVEALAVADRVAVLRDGVLQQVGTPGEVYDDPATVFVAAFLGAPRANLFEGAIYPVDGRVAVDLGSQVLMLSAGDARTAALLRHERVTVGLRPDALRATAPAPADGASLRGRVRHVENHGFEGIVHLDAGGLPTPPAHTMIETADPAHLAGLLADPPEPEPRRGVIGRLLPRTEPRVHSGYGFYPAYEPPADGRDTGDGDLVLRFPAAGGLPRPGETLTVAVDPDRLLLFDSAGARIR; encoded by the coding sequence ATGACGGCCGTGCGGCTCGACCACCTGGGGAAGGTGTTCGATGACGGGACCGTGGCCGTGGACGATCTGTCGCTGGAGGTCGCCGACGGCGAGCTGATGGTGTTGCTGGGGCCGTCCGGGTGTGGGAAGTCCACGGTGCTGCGACTGGTGGCGGGGCTGGAGACGCCGACCACGGGGCACGTGCGGTTCGGTGATCGGATCGTCGATGCGCTGCACACCCGGGACCGGAACGTGGCGATGGTCTTCCAGCACTATGCCCTCTACCCGCATCTCACGGTCGCGCAGAACATCGGGTTCCCGCTGCGGTCCGCGCCGGGCGTGGCCGAGCTGGTCGCGAGCGCGGCGGCGCGGCTCGGCCTGAGTGACGTGCTGGACCGGCGGCCCGCGCAGCTGTCCGGCGGGGAACGGCAGCTGGTGGCGATGGCCCGGGCGCTGGTCCGGCAGCCGCGCGTCTTCCTGCTCGACGAGCCGCTCGCCCACCTGGACGCCGGGTTGCGGGCCGAGCTGCGCGGCGAGGTGGCCGCGACCGCGCGCCGGGTCGGCGTGACCACGCTCTACGTGACGCACGACCAGGTGGAGGCGCTGGCCGTGGCGGACCGGGTGGCCGTGCTCCGGGACGGCGTGCTCCAGCAGGTCGGCACGCCCGGCGAGGTCTACGACGACCCGGCCACCGTGTTCGTCGCGGCGTTCCTCGGCGCGCCGCGGGCGAACCTGTTCGAGGGCGCGATCTATCCGGTCGACGGGCGGGTGGCGGTCGACCTGGGCAGTCAGGTGCTGATGCTGTCGGCCGGCGACGCGCGCACGGCGGCGCTGCTCCGGCACGAGCGGGTCACGGTCGGTCTGCGCCCGGACGCGCTGCGGGCCACGGCGCCGGCGCCGGCGGACGGCGCCAGCCTGCGCGGCCGGGTCCGGCACGTCGAGAACCACGGGTTCGAGGGCATCGTCCACCTGGACGCGGGCGGGCTGCCGACGCCGCCCGCCCACACCATGATCGAGACCGCGGATCCCGCGCACCTCGCCGGCCTGCTGGCCGACCCACCCGAGCCCGAGCCCCGCCGTGGCGTCATCGGCCGCCTGCTCCCGCGCACCGAGCCGCGCGTCCACTCCGGCTACGGCTTCTACCCGGCCTACGAACCACCGGCGGACGGGCGCGACACCGGCGACGGCGACCTGGTGCTCCGGTTTCCCGCCGCCGGTGGCCTCCCGCGGCCCGGCGAGACCCTGACCGTCGCCGTCGACCCGGACCGCCTGCTCCTCTTCGACTCGGCCGGCGCCCGCATCCGCTGA
- a CDS encoding PxKF domain-containing protein → MFGRVRPAMARRLIGGVSAAGVVVLMAGFVSPPASGATTAAAPVPVSWKTPAADVRGVVDTVATSEGLIRLGGLTFIGASAYSVADRRVVRIDPATGAVTTIAGVAGEEGCADGDTGAAVRFGGETYPRSAGAIFEPIMVGTDGSRLYVRDQGCGVRSVDPLTGATRTLTDVAGSDDHGVPWSVHVAGGTLYTADWDTGSDPLTTSQEIFARDLATGATRQLATVPEALDVVVADDSYVWALGRSRMHRIDRVTGERTAMPYAFNWSADGDITDRGNGPYWDGQVISVGDYLFFVAPNFYDWNEIGWLHKTTGERGSFASGYGTPVGDSESSWYPDSRSFHYLSGLGTDGKSLYIADYGVAWGDSPQPSALLAVHGAVRMPAPPKPPTGPDPSPTTPEPTTPIEEPEQELDGYVALGDSFQSGEGAYDYSPGTDLPGINLCHRSENAYPKLLQRDGVAKDMHLYFRACSGAVIDDLESRTVSTSGAPWSDPRSGWSQLDWLAEHTDLVTVGIGGNDMRFSSILQTCIVESIKDEMVWDWSDHSCEGEFARQVEDDLAALTAKQANGLTRLQEVYDKVRDRAPYARVVVVGYPRFYVEGGRSNSLSDNFCAGIRMTDQRWINAQIRRLNDAISRAAVSMGSQFVDAYNLPNGAELCSGSSDSFLNGVVLSPDWPPKWEAAQSESYHPTASGHRKIADAINGVVNQVPLGTAYSVHPGQTIGHSYRVNNGTSVSFSTRWPGSDVVMSLRSPSGRVITRTTTASDVRHMVGPTYETYLVDKPEKGTWTVTLYGADVDPQGEETRLVIDEEKIANKLPVPQLDARQSGRTITVDARGSRDADGRIVEYLWDFGDGSTAVGSTASHTYAEPGTYLVTLALKDSGGGESFASSTRTFTITRYAFGGFQAPVKPAGMTKLKPGGIVPMRFSLGGNQGLDIIKGAPSSVRVDCRTGATIGGSAPANAGLVVLLYEKVRDTYTYYWVTDPRWAGTCRTFSLPLRDGSTHVATFDFR, encoded by the coding sequence ATGTTCGGAAGGGTCCGGCCTGCCATGGCCCGGCGGCTGATCGGCGGAGTCTCCGCCGCGGGCGTCGTGGTGCTCATGGCAGGGTTCGTCTCACCCCCGGCCTCGGGAGCCACGACAGCCGCGGCGCCCGTCCCGGTGTCCTGGAAGACACCGGCGGCGGACGTCCGCGGAGTCGTCGACACGGTCGCCACCAGCGAGGGGCTGATCAGGCTCGGCGGTCTCACGTTCATCGGCGCGTCGGCCTACTCGGTCGCCGACCGGCGCGTCGTCCGGATCGACCCGGCCACGGGCGCGGTCACCACGATCGCCGGCGTGGCCGGCGAGGAGGGCTGCGCCGACGGCGACACCGGCGCCGCGGTGCGGTTCGGCGGCGAGACCTATCCGAGAAGCGCCGGCGCGATCTTCGAGCCGATCATGGTCGGCACCGACGGCAGCCGGCTCTACGTGCGGGACCAGGGGTGCGGCGTACGCAGCGTCGACCCGCTGACCGGCGCCACCCGGACGCTCACCGACGTGGCCGGCAGCGACGACCACGGCGTCCCGTGGTCGGTCCACGTCGCCGGCGGCACGCTCTACACCGCGGACTGGGACACCGGCTCCGACCCGCTCACCACCTCGCAGGAGATCTTCGCCCGCGACCTGGCCACCGGCGCCACCCGGCAGCTAGCCACGGTACCGGAGGCCCTGGACGTGGTGGTCGCGGACGACAGCTACGTGTGGGCGCTGGGCCGCAGCCGGATGCACCGGATCGACCGCGTGACCGGCGAGCGCACCGCGATGCCGTACGCGTTCAACTGGTCCGCGGACGGCGACATCACCGACCGGGGCAACGGCCCGTACTGGGACGGCCAGGTCATCTCCGTCGGCGACTACCTCTTCTTCGTCGCACCGAACTTCTACGACTGGAACGAGATCGGCTGGTTGCACAAGACCACCGGTGAGCGTGGCTCGTTCGCCAGCGGCTACGGCACGCCGGTGGGAGACAGCGAGAGCTCCTGGTACCCCGACTCCCGCAGCTTCCACTACCTGTCCGGCCTGGGCACCGACGGCAAGAGCCTCTACATCGCGGACTACGGCGTGGCCTGGGGCGATTCCCCGCAGCCGTCCGCGCTGCTGGCCGTGCACGGCGCCGTCCGGATGCCCGCGCCGCCGAAGCCGCCCACCGGCCCGGATCCGTCACCGACGACGCCGGAGCCGACCACGCCGATCGAGGAGCCGGAGCAGGAACTCGACGGGTACGTGGCGCTCGGCGACTCGTTCCAGTCCGGCGAGGGCGCGTACGACTACTCGCCCGGCACCGACCTGCCCGGCATCAACCTGTGCCACCGGTCGGAGAACGCCTACCCGAAGCTGCTGCAGCGGGACGGCGTCGCGAAGGACATGCACCTCTACTTCCGCGCGTGCAGCGGTGCGGTCATCGACGACCTGGAGTCGCGCACGGTCAGCACCAGCGGCGCGCCGTGGAGCGACCCGAGGAGCGGCTGGAGCCAGCTCGACTGGCTCGCGGAGCACACCGACCTGGTCACCGTCGGGATCGGCGGCAACGACATGCGGTTCTCCTCGATCCTGCAGACGTGCATCGTGGAGAGCATCAAGGACGAGATGGTCTGGGACTGGTCCGACCACAGCTGCGAGGGCGAGTTCGCCCGCCAGGTCGAGGACGACCTCGCGGCGCTCACCGCGAAGCAGGCGAACGGGCTGACCCGGCTCCAGGAGGTCTACGACAAGGTCCGTGACCGCGCACCGTACGCGCGGGTGGTCGTCGTCGGATACCCGCGGTTCTACGTGGAGGGCGGTCGCAGCAACTCACTCAGCGACAACTTCTGCGCCGGTATCCGGATGACCGACCAGCGCTGGATCAACGCGCAGATCCGCCGGCTCAACGACGCGATCAGCCGGGCCGCGGTGAGCATGGGCAGCCAGTTCGTGGACGCCTACAACCTGCCGAACGGTGCGGAACTGTGCAGCGGCAGCAGCGACTCGTTCCTCAACGGCGTCGTCCTGTCGCCCGACTGGCCGCCGAAGTGGGAGGCCGCGCAGAGCGAGTCCTACCACCCGACCGCGTCCGGGCACCGGAAGATCGCCGACGCGATCAACGGGGTGGTCAACCAGGTGCCGCTGGGCACCGCGTACTCCGTCCACCCCGGACAGACGATCGGGCACAGCTACCGGGTGAACAACGGCACCTCGGTCAGCTTCTCCACCCGGTGGCCCGGCAGCGACGTGGTGATGAGCCTGCGGTCGCCGTCCGGCCGCGTGATCACCCGGACCACGACCGCGTCCGACGTCCGGCACATGGTCGGGCCGACGTACGAGACGTACCTGGTCGACAAGCCGGAGAAGGGCACCTGGACCGTCACGCTGTACGGCGCGGACGTGGACCCGCAGGGCGAGGAGACCCGGCTGGTCATCGACGAGGAGAAGATCGCGAACAAGCTGCCGGTGCCGCAACTGGACGCGCGGCAGTCCGGGCGCACCATCACCGTGGACGCCCGCGGCAGCCGGGACGCGGACGGCCGGATCGTCGAGTACCTGTGGGACTTCGGCGACGGCAGCACCGCGGTCGGCAGCACCGCCTCGCACACGTACGCGGAGCCCGGCACCTACCTGGTCACGCTCGCGCTCAAGGACAGCGGCGGCGGTGAGTCGTTCGCGTCGTCGACCCGGACGTTCACGATCACGCGGTACGCGTTCGGCGGCTTCCAGGCACCGGTCAAGCCGGCCGGCATGACGAAGCTCAAGCCCGGCGGCATCGTGCCGATGCGGTTCAGCCTCGGTGGCAACCAGGGGCTGGACATCATCAAGGGCGCGCCGAGCAGCGTCCGGGTCGACTGCCGGACCGGCGCCACGATCGGCGGCTCGGCACCGGCGAACGCCGGACTGGTGGTGCTGCTCTACGAGAAGGTACGGGACACGTACACCTACTACTGGGTGACGGATCCGCGCTGGGCGGGCACCTGCCGCACGTTCAGCCTCCCGCTGCGGGACGGCAGCACGCACGTGGCGACGTTCGACTTCCGTTGA
- a CDS encoding rhamnogalacturonan lyase has protein sequence MTTTTGPRRVREIAVFGAAGVIAAGAVAYFVAPSQAATEAAPTATAAAATGRQMEDLDRGVVSVRTGADNLVSWRLLGTEPAAVTFDVYRDGTRITTTSATNVLDRGAAATASYTVRAVLNGVAQAASPASLTFGGGHLDVKLSVPPAGNGYTYSANDASVGDLDGDGDYEFVVKWDPSNSKDNSQAGVTGNVYVDAYTLQGRRLWRIDLGRNIRAGAHYTQFQVYDYDGDGRSEVAMKTADGTVDGAGRVIGSATADHRNASGYVLAGPEFLTVFDGQTGAALSTVNFVPPRGTVSAWGDSYGNRVDRFLAGTAYLDGSRPSLIMARGYYTRSVITAWDFRDGTLKQRWTFDTNTSGNGAYAGQGNHQLSIADVDADGRDEIVYGAMALDDNGAKLWNTGNGHGDALHVGDLIPARTGLEVFKVDEDRTKPAMWMADARTGAIIWRTAANGDNGRGVSGDVYAGSPGAESWSSADAGLRNTAGTDVGRKPSMTNMLIWWDGDPVRELLDGNKIAKYGTAGDTRLLTGDGVANNSTKANPSLSGDILGDWREELVLRTADSTALRIYSTPYPTTTRVHTLMHDAQYRTAIAWQNTAYNQPPHPSFFIGAGMATPAQPAIVVR, from the coding sequence ATGACCACCACCACAGGGCCCCGCCGGGTACGCGAGATCGCGGTCTTCGGCGCCGCCGGGGTGATCGCCGCCGGTGCGGTCGCCTACTTCGTCGCGCCGTCCCAGGCCGCCACCGAAGCCGCGCCCACGGCTACGGCGGCGGCCGCCACCGGCCGGCAGATGGAGGACCTCGACCGCGGCGTGGTCAGCGTCCGGACCGGCGCCGACAACCTGGTCAGCTGGCGTCTGCTCGGCACCGAACCGGCCGCGGTGACGTTCGACGTCTACCGCGACGGCACCCGGATCACCACCACGAGCGCCACGAACGTTCTGGACCGGGGCGCGGCGGCCACCGCGTCGTACACCGTCCGGGCCGTGCTGAACGGCGTGGCGCAGGCGGCGTCGCCGGCCTCGCTGACGTTCGGCGGCGGCCACCTGGACGTGAAGCTGTCCGTGCCGCCGGCCGGGAACGGCTACACCTACTCCGCGAACGACGCCTCCGTCGGCGACCTGGACGGCGACGGCGACTACGAGTTCGTGGTCAAGTGGGACCCGTCCAACTCCAAGGACAACTCGCAGGCCGGCGTGACCGGCAACGTGTACGTCGACGCGTACACGCTGCAGGGCCGGCGCCTGTGGCGGATCGACCTGGGCCGCAACATCCGGGCCGGCGCGCACTACACCCAGTTCCAGGTGTACGACTACGACGGCGACGGCCGGTCCGAGGTCGCGATGAAGACCGCGGACGGCACGGTCGACGGCGCCGGCCGGGTGATCGGCTCCGCCACGGCCGACCACCGCAACGCGTCCGGTTACGTGCTGGCCGGCCCGGAGTTCCTGACCGTCTTCGACGGGCAGACCGGCGCCGCACTGTCCACCGTGAACTTCGTCCCGCCGCGCGGCACGGTCTCGGCCTGGGGCGACTCGTACGGCAACCGGGTGGACCGGTTCCTGGCCGGGACCGCGTACCTGGACGGCTCCCGCCCGTCGCTGATCATGGCGCGCGGCTACTACACCCGCTCCGTGATCACCGCCTGGGACTTCCGGGACGGCACGCTGAAGCAGCGCTGGACGTTCGACACGAACACGTCCGGCAACGGCGCGTACGCCGGCCAGGGCAACCACCAGCTGTCGATCGCGGACGTGGACGCGGACGGCCGGGACGAGATCGTCTACGGCGCGATGGCGCTCGACGACAACGGCGCCAAGCTGTGGAACACCGGCAACGGCCACGGCGACGCGCTGCACGTCGGCGACCTGATCCCGGCCCGTACCGGCCTGGAGGTCTTCAAGGTCGACGAGGACAGGACGAAGCCGGCGATGTGGATGGCCGACGCCCGGACCGGCGCGATCATCTGGAGGACGGCCGCGAACGGCGACAACGGCCGCGGCGTCTCCGGCGACGTCTACGCCGGCTCGCCCGGCGCCGAGTCCTGGTCGTCCGCGGACGCCGGCCTGCGCAACACCGCCGGCACCGACGTCGGCCGCAAGCCGTCGATGACGAACATGCTGATCTGGTGGGACGGCGACCCGGTCCGCGAGCTGCTGGACGGCAACAAGATCGCCAAGTACGGCACGGCCGGCGACACCCGCCTGCTCACCGGCGACGGCGTGGCCAACAACTCGACCAAGGCCAACCCGTCGCTGTCCGGCGACATCCTCGGCGACTGGCGCGAGGAGCTGGTGCTGCGCACGGCGGACAGCACCGCACTGCGGATCTACTCGACCCCGTACCCGACCACCACGCGCGTCCACACGCTGATGCACGACGCGCAGTACCGCACCGCGATCGCCTGGCAGAACACCGCCTACAACCAGCCGCCGCACCCGAGCTTCTTCATCGGCGCGGGCATGGCCACGCCGGCCCAGCCCGCCATCGTCGTCCGGTAG
- a CDS encoding serine/threonine-protein kinase, with protein sequence MPSLHPGGLLARRYRIIDRIGSGGMSVIWRAHDEVLDRTVALKVLAASLAADARFRSLVRQEARAAAAFVHPHVTAVHDYGEEIDPDGTVTAFVVMELLHGEVLEARLVQGPLDRDHAVRVCAEVAEALAAAHRLGIVHRDVTPANVMLTALGAKVLDFGIATHVGAPDEDEEGDTFGTPAYVAPERLDGTPAQPATDVYSLGVLLYETVTGRVPYPAETWDDLTEALAGTAAPPVDGLPDDVAAICLRCLDRDPRARPTAHQLAASLRALLPVPAPPRGRRRVALLAAGALMAVAAVSAALVAGTLLRPPDDAGLAAPSAPAAPDSRAPATAAATTPAPAPASPRHVPVPAPASATAPVPTVREAMAALGHILDDGVARGEITAEAGRDLRNLVRNLEANLTAGGVTDLAPQVRNLHVKVGDRLREGSISTEYATELGAALDRLAIAV encoded by the coding sequence ATGCCCTCGCTGCACCCCGGCGGGCTGCTGGCCCGCAGGTATCGCATCATCGATCGAATCGGCTCCGGCGGCATGTCGGTGATCTGGCGCGCGCACGACGAGGTTCTCGACCGCACGGTGGCACTGAAGGTGCTGGCCGCCTCGCTCGCCGCGGACGCCCGCTTCCGCTCGCTGGTCCGGCAGGAGGCGCGGGCCGCCGCCGCGTTCGTCCACCCGCACGTCACCGCGGTGCACGACTACGGCGAGGAGATCGACCCGGACGGTACGGTCACCGCGTTCGTGGTGATGGAGCTGCTGCACGGCGAGGTGCTGGAGGCGCGGCTGGTCCAGGGCCCGCTGGACCGCGACCACGCGGTGCGGGTCTGCGCCGAGGTGGCGGAGGCACTCGCGGCCGCGCACCGGCTCGGCATCGTGCACCGGGACGTGACACCGGCCAACGTCATGCTGACCGCGCTCGGCGCGAAGGTGCTCGACTTCGGCATCGCCACGCACGTGGGCGCGCCGGACGAGGACGAGGAGGGCGACACGTTCGGCACGCCGGCGTACGTGGCGCCGGAACGGCTGGACGGGACGCCGGCGCAGCCCGCCACGGACGTGTACTCGCTGGGCGTGCTGCTCTACGAGACCGTCACCGGCCGGGTGCCGTACCCGGCGGAGACCTGGGACGACCTGACCGAGGCGCTGGCCGGTACGGCGGCGCCGCCGGTCGACGGGCTGCCGGACGACGTGGCCGCGATCTGCCTGCGCTGCCTGGACCGGGACCCCCGGGCCCGGCCGACCGCGCACCAGCTGGCCGCGTCGCTGCGCGCGCTGCTGCCGGTGCCGGCCCCGCCGCGGGGACGCCGCCGGGTGGCGCTGCTCGCGGCCGGCGCGCTGATGGCGGTCGCGGCCGTCTCCGCCGCGCTGGTCGCCGGCACGCTGCTGCGCCCGCCGGACGACGCCGGCCTGGCCGCGCCGTCCGCACCGGCCGCGCCGGACTCGCGGGCCCCGGCGACCGCGGCGGCGACCACGCCGGCGCCGGCGCCGGCGTCCCCGCGGCACGTCCCGGTTCCGGCGCCGGCCAGCGCGACCGCGCCGGTGCCGACCGTGCGCGAGGCGATGGCCGCGCTCGGGCACATCCTGGACGACGGCGTGGCGCGCGGCGAGATCACCGCGGAGGCCGGCCGGGACCTGCGCAACCTGGTGCGGAACCTGGAGGCGAACCTGACCGCGGGCGGCGTGACCGACCTGGCGCCCCAGGTGCGCAACCTGCACGTGAAGGTGGGCGACCGGCTGCGCGAGGGCTCGATCTCCACCGAGTACGCGACCGAGCTGGGCGCCGCGCTGGACCGGCTCGCGATCGCGGTTTAG